Proteins encoded by one window of Ignavibacteriota bacterium:
- a CDS encoding HEPN domain-containing protein, giving the protein MKGLYIQQCKEHPPKIHDLVKLAKSSQLEVADDNLRFMNQLNRFNIEGRYPEYKNSIKAVANYEFTYEILLKTQELIKCLKSLKQ; this is encoded by the coding sequence TTGAAGGGTTTATATATTCAACAATGCAAGGAACATCCTCCTAAGATACATGACTTGGTAAAACTTGCAAAATCTTCACAACTTGAAGTTGCTGATGATAATTTAAGATTTATGAACCAGTTAAACAGGTTCAATATAGAAGGTCGCTATCCAGAATATAAGAACAGTATTAAAGCTGTTGCAAATTATGAGTTTACTTATGAAATACTTCTCAAAACCCAGGAGTTGATAAAGTGTCTGAAATCCCTGAAGCAATAA
- a CDS encoding nucleotidyltransferase domain-containing protein: protein MSEIPEAIIEKIRKFVEYLEKSQIPVEEALIFGSYAKGTYNKWSDIDVAIVSDKFEGSRYYDLEKMTDAIFAIDTDISPLPFRPEDFNTSDLFVKEIMKHSYRIV, encoded by the coding sequence GTGTCTGAAATCCCTGAAGCAATAATTGAAAAAATCAGAAAATTTGTGGAATATTTAGAAAAATCACAAATTCCGGTAGAGGAGGCATTGATTTTTGGCTCTTATGCAAAAGGTACATACAATAAGTGGAGCGACATTGATGTTGCCATAGTGTCCGATAAATTTGAAGGTAGCAGATATTATGACCTTGAAAAAATGACAGATGCTATATTTGCAATAGACACCGATATTTCGCCCCTACCTTTCAGACCTGAAGATTTCAATACAAGTGATTTATTTGTTAAAGAAATAATGAAGCATAGCTACCGGATTGTTTAA
- a CDS encoding putative toxin-antitoxin system toxin component, PIN family, whose amino-acid sequence MKIVLDSNVLLVSVPSKSKYRIIFDKFLSRHFELIISNDILTEYIELLSIKANSNVSANIAETLLFSKNVTMQQIYYNFNLIEIDKDDNKFVDCAIAGGADYIVTNDKHFNILKQIDFPKVSVISIDEFIELLKN is encoded by the coding sequence ATGAAAATTGTATTGGATTCAAATGTTCTGTTGGTTTCAGTTCCATCAAAATCAAAATATCGTATAATATTTGATAAATTTTTAAGCCGTCATTTTGAATTGATTATCAGCAATGATATCCTCACTGAATATATAGAGTTACTCTCAATCAAAGCAAATAGTAATGTATCGGCAAATATTGCAGAAACGCTGCTGTTTTCAAAAAATGTAACAATGCAACAAATTTATTACAATTTTAATTTAATCGAAATTGATAAGGATGACAACAAATTCGTTGATTGTGCTATTGCCGGAGGAGCTGATTATATTGTAACAAATGATAAACATTTTAATATTTTGAAACAGATTGATTTTCCAAAAGTAAGTGTAATTTCGATAGATGAGTTTATTGAGTTACTAAAAAATTGA